A genome region from Pseudomonadota bacterium includes the following:
- a CDS encoding MFS transporter, giving the protein MTQHQRLLSTALLVATLGYFVDVYDLVLFIVLKNPSLKELGVPKEQFIDTGAALLNTQMIGMLVGGVIWGLLGDKIGRTRVLFGSIAIYSLANILNGFIESLPSYYVLRALAGFGLAGELGAGVTLVAELLPQRLRGYGTTIIAAVGVTGAIVAGLTGELLPWRLSYIVGGVLGLLLLVVRFSVAESGLFDAIRERNVLRGSLGMLLSSPKRVSRYLLCIILGLPTWYVIGILMVNAVEISHALGVEGAPKPGWCLIWCYLGVALGDIGAGLLSQYLQSRKRPMAIFLILGLVTPCWFLTHKGVTVDMVYLNYLFMGFSVGYWILIVTAAAEQFGTNLRATVATSVPNFIRASVVPMSWLFLTLRSSLDIVSAAMYVGIITSALAAVSLIFIKETFSNDLDFIER; this is encoded by the coding sequence ATGACTCAACATCAGCGCCTACTCTCCACCGCCCTATTAGTTGCTACCCTGGGGTACTTCGTAGATGTCTATGATCTAGTGCTCTTTATTGTGCTTAAAAACCCCTCTCTAAAGGAGCTTGGGGTGCCAAAGGAGCAATTTATTGATACCGGTGCAGCGCTGCTTAATACACAGATGATAGGCATGTTGGTGGGAGGCGTCATATGGGGGTTGCTTGGAGACAAGATCGGACGCACTAGGGTACTTTTTGGCTCTATCGCCATCTACTCCTTAGCAAACATACTGAACGGCTTTATCGAGTCACTCCCCAGTTACTATGTGCTGCGGGCTCTGGCTGGCTTTGGTCTCGCCGGAGAGCTTGGAGCCGGGGTAACGCTGGTCGCTGAGTTACTGCCGCAACGGCTTCGTGGATACGGCACTACTATTATCGCTGCAGTTGGCGTAACCGGGGCGATAGTTGCTGGATTAACCGGTGAGCTCTTACCGTGGCGTCTCTCCTATATAGTGGGTGGGGTGCTTGGGCTTCTTTTACTTGTGGTACGGTTCTCCGTTGCAGAGTCTGGGCTCTTTGATGCAATCCGCGAGCGGAATGTGCTGCGTGGAAGCCTTGGGATGCTGCTCTCATCACCTAAGCGGGTATCGCGCTACCTACTATGTATTATCCTTGGTCTGCCCACCTGGTACGTAATTGGAATCTTGATGGTAAATGCAGTGGAGATCTCGCACGCACTCGGTGTTGAGGGGGCGCCAAAGCCGGGTTGGTGTCTAATCTGGTGTTACCTAGGGGTTGCGCTGGGAGATATAGGGGCTGGACTTTTAAGTCAGTACCTACAGAGTAGGAAGCGACCGATGGCTATCTTTCTTATACTTGGACTCGTTACGCCGTGTTGGTTCTTGACCCACAAGGGAGTGACGGTAGATATGGTTTATCTGAACTATCTGTTTATGGGATTTTCAGTAGGCTATTGGATCTTGATCGTTACAGCGGCGGCGGAGCAGTTTGGAACAAACCTGCGGGCAACCGTTGCGACATCAGTGCCTAACTTTATTCGAGCGTCGGTTGTTCCGATGAGTTGGCTATTTTTAACGTTGAGATCGTCTCTGGATATCGTTAGCGCAGCTATGTATGTGGGGATAATTACCTCTGCGCTTGCAGCAGTGAGTTTGATCTTTATTAAGGAAACCTTCTCCAATGATCTCGATTTTATCGAGAGGTAG
- a CDS encoding sigma-70 family RNA polymerase sigma factor, which translates to MNDTKISDVALVGEFKAGNIEAFEEIISRYETKAMNLALRFTRNQEDAEEVLQDVFTTVYRKIESFRGQSAFSSWLYRIVVNAAFMKLRKRKQNQTVSMDDLAPAVKLYCMERDVVTAAHSYNVAVTRELQEVLQRAIDKLPDQYRAVFVLRDVDGLSNHETGKILSLSIPAVKSRLHRSRIMLRKKLQRYYEDFTGNKAVIEDTGSDLFDQAAA; encoded by the coding sequence ATGAACGATACGAAGATTTCAGATGTAGCTTTGGTTGGTGAATTTAAGGCTGGGAATATAGAAGCTTTTGAAGAGATCATATCTCGATATGAGACGAAGGCTATGAACCTTGCTCTGCGCTTTACGCGTAATCAGGAGGATGCTGAAGAGGTACTTCAGGATGTATTCACCACAGTATATCGCAAGATTGAGAGCTTTCGCGGACAATCGGCCTTCTCAAGTTGGCTCTATCGTATCGTTGTAAATGCAGCCTTTATGAAGCTCCGTAAGAGAAAGCAAAACCAGACGGTCTCAATGGATGACCTGGCCCCTGCTGTTAAGTTGTACTGTATGGAGCGTGATGTTGTTACTGCGGCTCACTCGTACAACGTAGCCGTAACTCGCGAGCTACAAGAGGTGCTACAGCGCGCTATCGACAAACTTCCCGACCAATATAGGGCGGTATTTGTCCTGCGCGACGTTGATGGTCTATCAAACCATGAGACCGGGAAGATCTTAAGCCTCTCAATCCCAGCCGTAAAGTCGCGGCTCCACCGCTCTCGCATTATGCTGCGCAAGAAGTTGCAGAGATACTACGAAGATTTCACAGGCAATAAGGCTGTTATTGAGGATACAGGTAGCGATCTCTTCGATCAGGCTGCTGCATAA
- a CDS encoding aspartate 1-decarboxylase — MNGPFRKMLNAKLHGAIVTDANVNYEGSITIPSDLLEISGLLPHEAVAVWNVTRGSRFETYILAGEHKTQEILVNGAAAHLVEVGDTLIIAGFIFLSATEAVKHEPTAVFLNPDNSVKSIRAEYPLAIVK; from the coding sequence ATGAATGGCCCTTTTAGAAAAATGCTCAACGCCAAGCTCCACGGAGCTATCGTCACCGATGCAAACGTTAATTATGAGGGCAGCATCACCATACCGAGCGATCTGCTGGAGATCTCGGGGTTGCTACCGCATGAGGCGGTGGCCGTCTGGAACGTTACGCGCGGCTCCCGTTTTGAAACCTATATCCTTGCGGGGGAACACAAAACTCAAGAGATCTTAGTTAATGGGGCCGCGGCACACCTGGTTGAGGTAGGAGATACCCTCATTATAGCGGGCTTTATCTTTCTTTCTGCGACAGAGGCTGTAAAACATGAGCCTACCGCAGTATTTTTAAATCCAGATAATTCTGTTAAATCAATCCGAGCGGAATATCCACTAGCTATAGTAAAATAG
- a CDS encoding response regulator, whose product MLELQLDSPCVMVIDDVPETRMLLRDMLEEMGFLSVIEASNGRDALEKLKSTPTHLILCDHMMDEMSGLDLLSQLRNHPYLVDIPFMVVSAVGDVPVIETALDLGADDYLMKPVSFQLLRRKVSDVFRRRCA is encoded by the coding sequence ATGCTTGAACTACAATTAGATTCGCCGTGCGTTATGGTTATCGACGACGTCCCAGAGACCCGCATGCTGCTCAGGGATATGTTAGAAGAGATGGGGTTTCTGTCAGTTATAGAGGCCAGCAACGGTAGGGATGCGCTCGAAAAGCTCAAGAGCACCCCGACACACCTTATTCTGTGCGACCATATGATGGATGAGATGTCCGGCCTAGATCTCCTCAGCCAACTACGTAATCACCCATACCTGGTTGATATCCCCTTTATGGTTGTAAGTGCGGTGGGCGATGTGCCGGTGATAGAGACAGCGCTCGATCTCGGCGCGGACGACTACCTGATGAAGCCGGTTAGCTTCCAACTTCTACGTCGAAAGGTTTCAGATGTTTTTCGACGGCGCTGCGCCTAG
- a CDS encoding ATP-binding protein, translating into MGLRLKIASTITLIFVAVIAATYLLFSQFLLNEFRQLERARTGENLARVFQSITAVKEELRIRSLDWGHWDESYNFLLGNNPGYVESNLNYEALLPFELQHFIYTDNTGHIFHAGELSKTAGSVIALKAQSAQAILQHEKIAAFIKSPLNSALTGMLVVDSQPLFISISTITDSKQHEKSVGFLIFTRSFSAKLQATLAQQTLLNLTFEQQNSGHPMFSAEQNASSQAILENRDSITGLGVFRDLSDRPIIVANFSQPRDILHQGEETRDLLVVVIASFLILANGIVILFINRTVLNPLARFARRITTISKTNDLTLKVPIDRGAEIGELSKVFNALIDSLRISYQRIHYAKNEALEANEAKSRFIAMISHELRTPIHSITGMLRILKQHEQSENKRSYITMADEAAYGLLATINEVLDFSKVESGNLSLETIEFNLREVVKEALRNVAPRTAITSGPVDLVVDVSPDVPQHLLGDPLRLRQILTNLLGNACKFTHEGHVALCVHSNDSPKDNTSLLTITVNDTGIGIPEDKLPYIFEPFHQAESSTTRLYQGTGLGLTIVQQIVAQMGGNIDVTSTPHYGTTFIIRIPFLTVATEKSSIRDATLIPKTLALIARDSSALPFILTGLQRRGDSVELFDSAKPQEISDLYKRIDQFDHLILWDTGQLSVESLTELTQAALATQCPVLVLVNPADLARCDAPSIYGTSSHLLTPASPDEVLVLVHGLASHDLGHVDDTTPYTQDTPLRIIIADDSPTNCIILKSLLEESGHSVEVVTNGLDLLNRISPIVSGDPKTREIDLVLTDIQMPIMDGNTVAQKLRLLEGGAKNMSRLPMVAVTAHALPEELLNMRRSGIDQIITKPIDPQELRRIVRACSGASFATTPVANNEKRETSVEKALLKIVNRLSAEYGEQTNYLESSSLIDIKGVFERSGRSLRRTRMILMAFLSAYGAQRDLIIQHATKYEAHKLKRALHTIKGLLLDVGADSAAALTTQLEEMCANSTGLDIQNEQLTQLINSLSCVASLIELVVAEIPLKEDGLVGAVSPL; encoded by the coding sequence ATGGGACTTAGATTAAAGATCGCCAGCACCATCACCCTTATCTTCGTCGCTGTTATCGCGGCAACGTATCTTCTCTTCTCACAGTTCCTGCTTAATGAGTTCCGCCAACTTGAACGCGCCCGCACTGGCGAGAACCTAGCACGGGTCTTTCAATCCATCACAGCGGTCAAGGAGGAGCTACGCATTCGTAGCCTCGATTGGGGGCACTGGGACGAGAGCTATAACTTTCTGCTCGGAAATAATCCAGGATACGTAGAATCAAACCTGAACTACGAAGCCCTTCTTCCCTTTGAGCTACAACACTTCATCTACACAGATAACACAGGTCATATTTTTCATGCTGGCGAACTCTCTAAAACAGCAGGTTCTGTTATCGCTCTTAAAGCTCAATCGGCGCAGGCTATCCTGCAACACGAAAAGATAGCTGCCTTTATTAAGAGCCCCCTCAACTCTGCTCTGACGGGAATGCTCGTAGTCGATTCGCAGCCTCTCTTTATCTCTATCTCCACAATCACCGATAGCAAGCAGCATGAAAAATCCGTTGGGTTTCTTATCTTTACCAGATCTTTCTCTGCAAAACTTCAAGCCACCTTGGCGCAACAAACTCTACTGAATCTGACCTTTGAGCAGCAAAACTCTGGCCACCCTATGTTTAGTGCTGAACAGAACGCATCATCACAGGCAATACTTGAAAATAGAGACTCCATCACCGGACTCGGAGTGTTTCGAGATCTAAGCGATCGTCCTATTATAGTAGCTAATTTCTCTCAGCCCAGAGATATTCTGCACCAAGGTGAGGAGACCAGAGATTTACTGGTAGTGGTTATAGCGAGCTTTCTGATCCTCGCCAACGGAATCGTGATCCTCTTTATTAATAGAACTGTACTCAATCCTCTGGCACGCTTTGCTCGAAGAATTACGACTATATCTAAGACAAATGATCTAACCCTTAAGGTACCTATCGACAGAGGTGCTGAGATCGGCGAACTCTCTAAGGTCTTTAATGCCCTGATCGATTCACTGCGCATTTCATATCAACGTATTCACTACGCTAAGAATGAGGCGCTCGAGGCTAACGAAGCAAAATCTCGCTTTATCGCCATGATTTCACACGAATTACGAACTCCGATCCACAGCATTACCGGCATGCTTCGTATCCTTAAACAACACGAACAATCAGAGAACAAACGCAGCTATATCACGATGGCAGATGAGGCTGCCTACGGACTCCTCGCTACGATTAACGAGGTCCTAGACTTTTCAAAGGTTGAGTCCGGTAATCTTTCCCTAGAAACGATAGAATTTAACCTCAGAGAGGTTGTAAAAGAGGCGCTAAGAAACGTCGCTCCACGCACAGCCATCACCTCAGGACCGGTAGATCTGGTAGTTGATGTATCTCCAGATGTACCGCAGCACCTGCTTGGAGATCCACTAAGGCTACGTCAAATCCTGACTAATCTACTGGGCAATGCCTGTAAATTTACACACGAGGGGCACGTTGCGCTGTGTGTGCACTCTAATGATAGTCCTAAGGACAATACCTCACTCCTTACCATTACTGTCAACGATACCGGCATCGGGATACCAGAGGATAAGTTGCCGTATATCTTCGAGCCTTTTCATCAAGCGGAGTCCTCAACCACTCGCTTATATCAGGGGACAGGCTTGGGGCTTACAATCGTACAACAGATTGTGGCTCAAATGGGGGGCAACATCGATGTAACAAGCACTCCACACTATGGCACAACCTTTATAATTAGGATCCCGTTTCTTACGGTAGCTACAGAGAAAAGCTCAATCCGCGACGCTACTCTAATACCAAAAACATTGGCCCTTATTGCAAGGGATTCATCAGCGCTACCATTTATACTCACCGGCTTACAACGAAGAGGAGATAGTGTTGAACTTTTTGATTCCGCTAAACCCCAAGAGATCTCCGATCTATACAAGAGAATAGATCAATTTGATCACCTGATTCTATGGGATACGGGCCAACTCTCTGTAGAGTCACTAACGGAGCTGACTCAAGCTGCGCTAGCAACTCAGTGTCCCGTCTTAGTGCTAGTTAACCCAGCGGATCTAGCCCGTTGTGATGCGCCCTCCATCTACGGCACATCCTCGCACCTACTGACCCCGGCTAGCCCAGATGAGGTGTTGGTATTAGTACACGGCCTTGCTTCACACGATCTCGGGCATGTTGATGACACTACTCCGTACACGCAAGATACCCCTCTACGCATTATTATAGCTGATGATTCGCCAACGAACTGTATTATTTTAAAATCGTTACTCGAAGAGTCTGGTCACTCAGTCGAGGTTGTAACAAACGGCCTAGATCTTCTTAATCGTATTAGCCCGATAGTCTCTGGGGATCCAAAAACTCGCGAAATTGATCTCGTCCTAACCGATATTCAGATGCCCATTATGGATGGCAATACGGTCGCTCAAAAGCTGCGTCTTCTGGAGGGGGGCGCAAAAAACATGTCACGCCTCCCTATGGTTGCTGTAACGGCGCACGCCCTGCCAGAGGAACTACTTAATATGCGGCGGTCGGGTATCGATCAGATCATTACAAAGCCTATTGATCCGCAAGAGTTGCGCCGTATCGTACGCGCCTGTAGCGGTGCAAGTTTTGCCACAACCCCCGTAGCAAACAATGAAAAAAGAGAAACCTCAGTCGAAAAGGCGCTGCTTAAGATAGTAAATCGACTATCCGCTGAGTACGGCGAACAAACTAACTATCTAGAATCGAGCTCACTTATCGATATAAAGGGGGTATTTGAGCGATCGGGCCGATCTCTACGTCGAACACGCATGATACTTATGGCATTTCTATCGGCCTACGGCGCACAGAGAGATCTTATTATCCAGCATGCCACTAAGTACGAAGCGCATAAACTGAAAAGGGCGTTACATACAATTAAGGGGCTCTTACTCGATGTTGGCGCGGATAGCGCAGCAGCTCTTACAACACAGCTAGAGGAGATGTGTGCCAATTCCACCGGTTTAGATATTCAAAACGAGCAGCTTACTCAGCTTATAAACTCACTCTCCTGCGTTGCCTCTCTAATAGAGCTGGTAGTTGCTGAGATACCATTAAAAGAAGATGGTTTGGTAGGAGCGGTTTCACCGCTATAA
- a CDS encoding SET domain-containing protein yields MAAGKGTAQLVVVPQVQISNSAERRGSNWVHGALVEQEVPGCGYGAFAREPVRAGTTLIVYGGRVLTLEQFEALSIEMQNYPYQVEEELFLGPVNESDIGVGERLNHSCQPNAGFSGAIHIVALRDIALGEQVTIDYASCVSADHDAFAMECSCGSSCCRGTVTAQDWKIPAVQASLLPFFQPYLQRKVQGTEAGRVVQNLDRSSLQLVTTSANSDLVAPGHRGVGAL; encoded by the coding sequence ATGGCAGCGGGCAAAGGAACGGCGCAGTTAGTGGTAGTGCCTCAGGTGCAAATTAGCAACTCGGCCGAGCGGCGTGGCTCAAACTGGGTTCACGGAGCGCTTGTTGAGCAGGAGGTCCCCGGGTGTGGTTACGGCGCATTTGCGCGCGAGCCGGTCAGGGCTGGAACCACCTTAATCGTCTACGGTGGGCGGGTTCTTACCCTTGAGCAGTTCGAGGCCCTTTCGATAGAGATGCAGAACTACCCATACCAGGTCGAAGAGGAGCTCTTTCTGGGCCCCGTTAATGAATCTGATATCGGTGTAGGAGAGCGGCTTAACCACTCCTGTCAGCCCAATGCTGGGTTTAGTGGGGCGATCCATATTGTGGCGCTGCGCGATATCGCTCTAGGTGAGCAGGTGACCATCGATTACGCCAGCTGCGTATCGGCAGATCACGACGCTTTTGCTATGGAGTGCTCCTGTGGCTCGAGCTGTTGTCGTGGCACCGTAACGGCGCAGGATTGGAAGATTCCAGCAGTGCAGGCGAGCCTGCTGCCGTTTTTTCAACCATACTTACAACGTAAGGTTCAGGGGACAGAGGCCGGCCGCGTGGTTCAAAACCTAGATCGCTCCAGTCTGCAGCTTGTGACTACCTCGGCCAACTCGGATCTGGTAGCACCTGGGCACAGGGGCGTTGGCGCACTATAG
- a CDS encoding J domain-containing protein: MDLEQALNNFASSVAYNIPALTAGLSSIDFTTLILAILNFLPWLILSASLLLIFDVCLRYALCMTESVLVSVLYLCAIPWFLISPWIVRGPLKSTTVDDSASSQQQGSSSSQQKYEHFTSLPSESPAEQIDCALIDLGVPLSATDAEIRRAYRNLMKQYHPDFFATAPKNTQERARRMTLKVRKAYDTAIGKKVVPFDS, translated from the coding sequence ATGGATCTCGAACAGGCGCTAAATAATTTTGCCAGCTCTGTCGCATATAATATTCCGGCACTTACCGCTGGTCTAAGTTCTATCGACTTTACCACGCTTATCTTGGCTATCCTTAACTTTTTACCGTGGCTAATTCTAAGTGCCTCGCTGCTACTAATCTTTGATGTGTGTTTAAGGTATGCTCTTTGCATGACAGAGAGCGTGCTTGTATCGGTACTATATCTCTGCGCAATTCCGTGGTTTCTTATCTCACCGTGGATAGTACGTGGGCCTTTAAAATCTACAACGGTAGATGATAGCGCTTCGTCGCAGCAGCAGGGGTCTAGCTCTTCTCAGCAAAAATACGAGCACTTTACCTCGTTACCGAGCGAGAGTCCTGCCGAGCAGATCGACTGCGCACTTATCGATTTGGGGGTGCCGCTCTCTGCAACGGATGCTGAGATCCGGCGTGCCTATAGAAACCTTATGAAGCAGTATCATCCTGACTTCTTCGCAACTGCGCCTAAAAATACCCAGGAACGGGCCCGTCGCATGACCCTAAAGGTACGCAAGGCTTACGATACTGCTATAGGAAAGAAGGTCGTGCCATTTGATAGTTAA